Within the Sulfurospirillum barnesii SES-3 genome, the region TGTCACAAAAATGTAACAATGAAAATCTTGAGTAAAGTCCATCACATAAGGTTTTGCACCATTTTTAGGCACTTTTTATAAAAAAAGAGGTGTATTTCAAATCTACACACTCTCTTGATTGAGATCAATCAATGACATCAAGCATCCCTCCTGCTAAGATGCTGGCATATTTTAATGAGGAGTGATTATGTCTTTAAGTATGTTTTGTGACCAATGTTCGATGAGTGCAATAAACGGCTGTGGTGCTAAAGGTCAAGATATGGGAACGTGTGGCAAAGATGCCAACCTAGCAAAGCTTCAAGATATTATGATTTATGGTCTTAAAGGTTTGAGCGCATATCGTGGTCATGCCAACGAATTTGGCGCTGATACGAAAAAAGTCGATGATGTCATCGCTGAAACACTTTACTTTACGCTCACCAATGTCAACTTTAACTTTGATGACCACATCAAACAACTGATGAAAGTAGGAACCGCAGGCATTGAGATGATGAACATCCTAAGTGAAGCACACACGTCTCACCTAGGCATCCCAACACCAGTAAAAATCTCTCAAAATAAGGCTGAGGGTAAAGGAATACTCGTCAGCGGTCACAACCTCGATATGTTGCTTGAACTTCTTAAACAAACGGAGGGAAAAGGCATCAATATCTACACCCACTCAGAGATGCTACCCGCTCATGCGTACCCAGAACTTAAGAAATTTGCACACCTTAAAGGCAACATCGGTAAAGCATGGTTTGACCAATCCACATTGTTCGAGCAATGGGCTGGCACTATCATCGTGAACACCAACTGTATCGTTCCACCAAAATCAAGTGCTACCTACATCGACCGTATGTACACGTATGACATCGTAGGCGTTAAAGAAAGCAAAAAAATCCACGGAAATGATTTTAGTGAAGTTATCGCTCAAACACTTGCACTTCCAGACATCACAGGATTTGACAGCGAGGACACGCTTGTAACGGGTCATCATTACAAAACTATCTTAGGACTAGCACCTCAAATCTTAGAAGCCGTCCAAGCAGGAAAAATCAGCCAGTTCTTTGTTATCGCAGGGTGTGATGCCCCAGGTCGTGGTGGCGAATACTACCGTGAGTTAGCAAGTTCACTCCCCAATGACTGCGTTATCTTAACTTCAAGTTGTGGTAAATTTAGATTTAACGACATCGACTTTGGAACAGTAGCAGACACAGGCATCCCTCGTTACCTAGACTTAGGACAATGCAACGACAGCAACGGCGGTATCCACATCGCTCTAGCCATCAGTGCAGCACTCAATACCCCAGTCAACGACCTTCCTATCTCTATCGTTCTAAGCTGGATGGAGCAAAAAGCCGTCCTTATCTTGTTGTCACTCTTTAGCATCGGCATCAAAGACATCTACCTAGGACCCAAACCACCACAATTTGTCACGGATGATATTTTTGCGTTCTTACAAGAGAATTTTAACTTGCATTTAACAGGTGATGCAAAAGAAGATATGAAAAATTTGTTGATTAAAAAAGCTGCGTAAGCGTTACATGTAAAGAGGAGAAAGCTTCGATAGAGGCTTTCTCATTTTAGTTTTTCAGATGCGTTTAATGCCAACAACATCTATCTTTGTCCCAAAGGATGTCATCGCCTTTTATTTTATTGAATTCTCTTAAAACTTTTCTATCAATAGTAAGCGTTTTATGTGTCGTTTCAAAAACAAATTCTTTACCAAATTTGTCTTTGATGACATCTGCAAGCCCCACCTGAGGCAAAGAGCCATTTTTCTTTATTTCATTTAACATAAAACCAGCAACATCTTTTACGCTCATCATCATTTCCTTTTTTACGCATCGTGTAAGTCTGTTGCATCATACAAAAAATATCATTAAAGAAGAAAAGCTAATCCGTTAGTGCCTTGAGGCTTCTGGTTATTTTCTTTACATGTAAAGATGGTTATCTTTGAAATTTTTTCTTAATGGATTGAATTGGGATGCTGAAAAGTTAAAAGTTTAGCTTAGATCCCTAAAATTGAATTATGGTTATGCAATTTGTAGCTTATTTTTAGTTTTATTGATAGTTTTTTCATGAAAAACTTGCATATAGAATTTTTCTGCTAAATACATATGTGCAATTAAATTAGAAGGTTTTTCAAGTTTAGGGTTGATAATTACATTAACTTCATTAGGTGAAACCGACATAAGTCCAATATTGTTCTCTTTTAACAGTTCTTTATCCACTCGATGTACAAACTCTTGGCTAATTGCTAAATAACTTTTATTTGAGTAAGGTTTATATCTCAGAGCTTGATAAAAACCATTTTTCCAATCATAAAGTTTAGCTTCTATAGATATAATATCTTTAACAGGAGCACTATATTTTTCTTTTACAAGTAAATTTTCATCATTTATTTGTTCTAGATTTCCGCCATCAAGTAAAAATTGAATTAAGCCAAATGCTTTTTTTTTGCTGAGAAACGTATTGCTATAAAACTCTTTTATTTCAATTATTTTATTTTTTCTATTTAGATAATTCATAACAATAGAAATTAACTCATAATCTAAAATAAGCTCTTTTTTTTCTTCTAATTGTGTGGTATATACAAGATCAGCTATACCATTTCCCGAATTAAATTCATTAACAAAATGGCTATTTTTATGTCTAAAAGACAATTGTTCTTTTAAAATAGGAATCATCTCTTTTTCGTATCTAAACATAATGTTTATCCTTTATTTTTGTAAAAACATTTTTCCACCTATACAGAAAAGAATATTCATCACTTTTAAAGACATTTTTTAATCCACTATAGAGGCTTATTGCTACATCAATTTTATTGATATAATTCATTATGTTAGTATTAATTGAATTTTTTTGAAGGTGAGCAATTTCCGTATGTATTATTTCTAAAAAATGCAAATGAGCGTTTTGGTCTTTCACAATTTCGGCATTGGCTTTTTTATTGCAATAGTAACAATCACATGCACCAATATTTTTAATAATTTCATCAAATTTTATAGGTGTCTTTCTATTGATTGAGACTGTTGTCAATAATTCTGGAAAGTAATATCTTGTATACATGTTAAATGCTTTACTACTTTCTTTATACAAATCCTCATAAAAACTCTCAAAACGTGCTGTTCCAGATGTGAATCCAGATAAACCTAAAGACAATAAACCTAATCCTAGACCAGTATTAATTCGACCAGCAATAACAGGCTTGTTTGTCCATTTTTGCAATTCAATTAAAAAATCTATATAGTGATATAAAATAACTTCATTAGTTTTGGTATCAATAGTATCTGCATAAATAAGGAAACCATCATTTTCAAAAGATGAAAATGTGTTTAACAAAAACTTTTTGTCTTTATCATCTTTTAGAATATCGGCTTTGATACAAATTCCAGTGTATATTTCTTTGTTTGGATAAAAATTATTTCGGTAGTCAATACTTTCCTTTGCCAGTTTACAATCGAGGTCTAACCATTCAGCTGTTAGATTGCGGGTAGGACCATAGCTTATAGTTGAATTATTTGTGTAGTGAAAAGGTGATAATAAAATGTCTGCTTGAAGTTCAATTTGTTTATCAATGACTTTTTTTACATATTCTTTTTGTGCTTTATAACTTTCTAAATAAGTTGGCGTAATTACACTATAATCATTTGGTGCATATGGAAGCTCAAGTACTCCTTTTACATCCGTGTAAGTATCATATGCGAGTCGAACAGTTGCTGGATCAACTAAAATTTTAATATTTGGATTATCTTGTATATTTTTTCGTAATCCAGGTTGATTATTTTCTAAATTCGCAGGAAAGACAACATATCCAAATTTTTCATCATGCTTTGTATATTTTTCTAATACGCTTTTGTCATTGTAAAGCCTGAGTAGAAATCTTGGTGATAAATCATAAACTTTCTCTCTTTGAGTATTTATTGGGTTTACTGCTTTTAAAATTTCATCAATTGTTAAAAATCTTTGGTATGGATTTTTTTCTAATAATTTCAAAATCACATTTTCAATTTGATTACTTATGCTAAGATTTCTTCGTCTTGGTGGAATTGCTGGGTCATTTTTTATCTTTTCAATTAGTTCAGGAAAATATTGAAAATCATAAGGATAATATCCAGTTAATATCTCATATAATATAACACCCGCAGTATATAGGTCACTTCTCTTGTCTAAATGCTTGCTATCAGTGATTTGTTCTGGCGACATATACGGACCTGTTCCAAATATTTCGCCTGTGCTTGTTAATGAAGTAAAGTCAATCACTTTTGATATACCAAAGTCAACTATTTTGATTTGTCCGTTATTCTGAATAATAATATTTTCAGGCTTTAAATCTCTGTGAATAATTCCTGTATCGTCATCTTCGCCTTTATGATTGTGAAGATAATCAAGCCCTTCTAATATTTGTTTAAATAGTTCTAAAGCCTTTTCTTCATTGAGTTTCTCTTCTTGATTTAGAATTTCTCTAAGATTATGCCCTTCAATAAATTTCATAACCAAAAAATAGTTTTTTCCGCTTTCATCTTCAATAATAAAATCATCAACATATTCAACGAGATATTCATGAGAAACAGACTTCATAATTTCTATTTCTCTTTGAAGTCTATTATTTTCACCATGTTTTTTATATTCACGTAAAACATACTCTTCATGGAAGACTTTAATAGCAAAAAAATCAGTAGCTTTTTGAGCTTTATAGACAGCTCCAAAGCCACCCTTATTTATGAAAGAAATAAACTTATAATCTTTAATGGTTTGATTGAGTATGTTCAAAATGACCCCTCATTGAATATATTGCCAAAAAGGTATGGCTATCTGTTTATAGAATGTAGAAATTTTAGGGCAAGACCCTCGCCACAGCTACAAGAGTAAACTCTTGGACAAATGAACCATCTATAAAAATGGCAACTGCTAGCGAAATCCACCCTAAGGCAGACGGGAGAATCTGTTTTAGAAGACTTGTTTGTTTTTCTTTCATACTCGCTCCTTGACTATTCATTTTTATTTTTTCAGACAAGTGGCGAGAAACTATACCCGCAATGTTTTTAGGCATTGCTCTAAAATTTCTATTACCTCATATTGTATCTAAAGTTTTCTGACTAAATAACGATAAAAACAACCAAAAAGGCTAGATTTTTATAACATTCCGACACTTCGGGTATCCACTGCATCCGTAAAATTCTTGTCTCGTTTGTCTATTTTGCCTTAAAACCATCTTTTTGCCACATCGAAAACATATTTTAGCTGATGGTGTTGGCGTGGGTTTTGCGTTGTGTCGTTCCTGTAAGTTAGCAACATGTTCTCTATCGGTTGAAAAGCTTTGTTTGAGACGTTTTTGGTTTAGGGTTTCTATCGTCATATCAAATTGATAGGCGGAGAGTTTTTCTTCTTGAAAAGATTCGATGTAGGACGTGTATTTTGCATTGATAAAAACATTGTTTGGCATAGCGGTTTTAAACTTGCAATCGCCGATGAAAACAACGATAGATATGATGCTTTCAGAGGGCAATGCCAATATCTCTTCTAAAGCTTTGGTATGGCGATAGTTTTGGCGTAAAGGGTTTTGAAAGCGGTGTTTTTCTTTGAAGATTTGTTGTGTCCACATGCTCTGGTGCTCATCGCCAAAAATCCACCCTTTCATGTTTTTTGTCTCAATTACAAAAACACCATAACGAGAGACAATGACATGGTCTATCTGTGTGGTTGAACCATCATTTAATTGCAAAGTGATATTTTTAATATTGACATATTCTTCTTTATTGAGATGCAAAGAAGTCGCAATATTGACCGTAAATTCGCCAACTTTGCCTTTCATCCAAGGTGTTTTAAATAAAATTCCCAGTACAAAAACAGAAACAAGAAGCCAAAAAATCACTTTATTTGCCTTTACATGTAAATATAGAATTATACCATTGTATTAATTTTTCAACCTCAATCGCTTCACCACTCCCTTTTCAATGAGCGTCTTCTGGTTCACATTTCACCTCTGTTTTTTTGTTTATGCGATACTCTCTCTTTGCATGTAAAGCTTAGTATTTCTCCAAAAGCTTTCCTAAGTAGCGTGATTTTATCTGTTCACTTGCCATGATTTGTTGTAGGGGAGGGAGTTTTAAGATGACACCGAGGATAGTTGCCATGACACGGTGTGACCAGAGTGCTTGATTGTCGAAAATAAAATTTTGGAGTTTCCCTCGCTCTATTGCCATCATGACGGCTCTGTGTGCGCCATTGATTGGGGTGAGTATTCTTTTGCCGAGCTGTTTTAGGCTGAGCGCTTTTGTCTTGCAGACATTGACGCACACGCCACACCCTAAGCATCTATCGGAATTGAGGGTGGCTTTTTTTTGCTTTGGTTTATGGGGATTGTTGGCGGAGGTGATACTCATCGCTTCAACCCCGCACACCTCGACGCATTTGCCACATCCTGTGCATTGTTCCTCATCTATAACAGGTAAAAAGTTAGTCGTATGGACTGGATTTAGAAAAGCAAATTTTCGAGCAGCGATTAACGCTTCACAACAACAGCCACAGCAATTACAGATAAAGTTTACACCCTTTTGGACGTTTTCGCCAAACTGCACAAGGTTGTGTTCTTGGGCTTGGTACAAAAGTTCCATACCTTCTATTTTGTCAATGCGCCTTGCGTAGTTGTATTTGGTGAGAGACTGGGCACTCGCACCAAAGGTCATGCAAATCTCAAGCGGTGCATCACACGCCTCACCTAAGTGCATTTTTTTATGCCGACAGTAGCACGTTCCCACACCCATATACTGCGAACTCTCAATGATGTGAGATGCCCGTTCAAAATCGAGTACATGTAAAACATTTTCCTCACTTAAGGCTTGCTCGTTGACAAAAGCTCTTCCTAGCTGGGTTTGTCCATTGGCAAATAAATCTTTGATAAAATCCTCTTCTACATTCAGGTATTGGTGAAAAAGTTCTGAGAGTATTTTTTGGTCTATCTTGCCACCCACGCGCATCAAGGAAAACTCAAAAAAACCTGCCATGGGAGGTGGGAGCACATAGATGGATTCGCCATGTTTATCTATATCTAAAAGAATGGCTCTGCTTGAGAGTTCATCGAGGATGTTTTGAGCCTCTAAACGTGACATTTTCCACCGTTTTGCGGCTTCGTCTACCCCAAAAGGCACAATGGGTAAAAGAGCAACAAGCTCTGCTTCTTTAGGCGAGAAGAGCAGTTCGAGTATGTGGTACAGCGTTTGAGACGGAGGGGCACCTTGCGGGAAGCGGTTCAGTCTTTCGACCAACGCTTTGTAGCCTGATTTGAGTGTGTGATGCGACATAGAAAACTCCTAAAAAGCATTCATGAGTCATTGTACTCTTAAGTCATTAAATCTTCATTGAAAGACATAACAACAAGAAGTAAAAGGCGAGTTAAACTTTTAACTCTTAAGAACAACTTCTATTCTATTATCCATCACTTCGACCACCTCACCCGCAATGATTTTAGCTCTTTTTCTCGTTTCCATTTCGCCATTTCGCTTCACTGCACCTTCTTCGATGAGCATTTTGGCATGTCCGCCACTTTCAGCCACTCCAGTGGTTTTGAGTAGTTTAAAGAGTTCTATGTAGTCATCTTCTAGTTCAAATTTCATCTTTATTCCTTTGTTTATGAAATAGTATCTCAATCTCTCTTTACATTGATAAGCTTGCGTATTTGGTTATAATGCTTCAATCATCCAAGGAATCTTCTTTACATGTAAGGAATGAGCATGCGTTATGTCAAACCTCTTTTTCTCGTGCTTCTTGTGGTCTTTTTTGTTGGGTGTACGCCATCACCAATGCTTTCCCAAAACGATGATGAACGTGCAACGTCCGTACTTTATGAGCGTGCATTTGAGGCACAAACACCCAATGTCGCACTGCTCAATCTTTTTTTCACACAAATGCCCAAAGGGGGCGATTTGCATCATCACTATTCAGGCTCCATTTACGTAGAAACCTATCTTGAATGGGTGAAGCATAAAGAGTGGTTGATTGATACGTGTAGCTTCAAAATTGTCAAAACCAAAGGCGATACAACGTGCAAAAGCATAAGCGTTGATGAACTTATCGCCAACGATGCTTTGTACCGTAAACTACTCACGCTTTGGTCTAACAAAGATTTTTCAAACCATACCCATGAGCAACTTCCGCCCGATAGCAACTTTTTCAACACCTTTGGCTATTTTTCGCCTATTTCAGATCAGTATGTAGATGTGGGATTGCAGATGATTAAAGAGCGTGCACTGAATGAAAATGTCTCTTACATCGAGACAATGCTTTCACGTGTGGGAGTCAATAGTACGGCATTTTTTAGTACGCAAGAGGCGCAATATCTCAACAAGGCTCTTCGTAACGCCACCACGCAAGAAGAAGTCAACACCCTTTTGGAACACATCACAGCGACCTATGCACGCCATCAAGCGTTTGATGCCAGTGTACGTGATTTTATCGGTACGTTAGAGCGCCGCCATCAAGGTATCGATACAGAGAATTTTACATTGCGCTATCAAACCTATGCGGTAAGAACACTCGACCCACTTCAAGTCTACACAGATTTGCTTTCTGGCTATCAAGCAGCGCTTCGCTCTGCATTGGTGGTGGGCGTCAACATCGTAGCACCTGAAAATAATACCGTAGCTATCAATGATTATACCCTGCATATGCGTATGTTTGCCTACCTTGCACGTCAGTATCCTGAAGTTCCACGCGCCCTTCATGCAGGTGAGCTTACCCTTGGTATGGTGGAACCCAAAGAGCTTTTGTTTCACATCACGCAAGCACAGAGTATTGCAAAGGCAAATCGCATCGGGCAATGGGGTAGGCATCGTGTATGAAAAAGAGGCTCTTTGGCTTTTAAAAGCCCTAAAAGAGCATGCAGCCGTGGAGATAAATTTGACAAGCAATGCCTTTATTTTAGGTGTTGAAGGTGCGAAACATCCCTATCCCCTTTATGCGGCATATGGCGTACCTCTTGTGATATTTGCACAGATGATTCAGGTGTTTCAAGGGGCAATTTAACACAAGAATATGTCCTACTTGCTAGCTCCTATCATCCGAGCTACGCCACCATTAAACAGTATGTTTACAACACCATTGAGTATTCATTTTTAAAACCTGAGGAAAAAGCCACGATGAGAATGGCGTTAAGCAAAAAATTTCAACGCTTTGAAAAAGAGATGCATGACTTTTCAAACGCTTTAAAGAAGTAGCCTATGCGTTATGCTGAAGCATGCGTACTTTTTTTAGGAACATAAAAAGTGCTTTTTGCTCTTTTTTGCCAATGGTGTAGCTAATGACTTTGAGGTATTCTTGAATATCGTGTGTGCTAATTCCTCGCTCTTTAGCGTATGTTTCCAATATATAGCGGGGAATTTTTATAGGTTTGCGTACGATAGCATGAGCGAGTCTTTTGTAAAAACTTTGGTGTTCATTGACGCAAAAACGTGCAAAGACAAAGGGCAGATGGTAACGCTGCGTCCACACCTGCGCCAAATCAATATACGCCTCAGGCTCGTTTAAATAGAGCTTCAGTGCTCTATCGCCAATAAAAACTTCCCCCTCAATACCCAAAACATTTGCCAGTTTATTCGATGTAGCAGATGCGGGATCCTTTTTAGGCAGAGAATTTTTTTTCACAAGAACACTTTTTACATGCCTTTTTGCCACAATACCAACATTTAAAGGGGTCAGTGTTTTGCGTGTACTCTCCACGCTGGAGATAACAGCAGCATGAACTTTACGTGTACGCAGTTTGGCATTAATGTTGGAGGGAACATCTTTGTGGTGTTCGCACGAGCGTTTAAAAGCACTTGGAAGTGAAGCTTTTTTAAGAAAAACATGAAAGGGGAGCAGATTGATGTAGTCTATTTTTCCAAATAACATGAAAGGCCTTTGGGTGATCTAATCGCAAAGTATAGCCAATATGGACTGATAAAATTTTAAGACACGAAAACGAGACGATAACCTCCTCTAAAGAGAGATTATTCTACAATGGCACAAAGAAAAAAAGGATGCCAAACCATGCCATTTTCCACGTTCAAACTCTGCTCACACATTCAAGAAGCGCTTTTACATGTAGGATTTACTCACCCCACACCCATTCAAGAAAAAGTCATTCCACTTGTGTTAGAAAAAAAAGACATTCTGGCACGGGCGCAAACGGGAAGTGGAAAAAGTGCTTCGTTTGTTCTGCCTTTATTGGAGCTATGGAATGCTGATAAACAAGAGGGCAAAGCGAAGATAAAAGTGCTGGTTTTAACGCCAACCCGTGAGCTTTGTGTGCAAGTGGCTGAGGCGTTTGAAAGCTTTGGAGCGTTTTTACATGTAAAGCCAAAAGTGGTGAGTGTGATTGGTGGGGAGAAGATTGGCGAGCAACTCTACGATATTCAAAAAGGGTGCGACATTGTGGTGGCAACCTCAGGACGACTCTTGGATATTATGAGCAAAAAGCAGATTAATCTCTCTCATGTGGAGTTTTTTGTGCTTGATGAAGCGGATAAAATGCTTGATTTGGGCTTTGAGCAAGAGCTAAACGCCATCCTTGAGGTCTTACCAAAACAACGCCAAAACCTTCTTTTCTCAGCCACCTATCCTGAAAAAATGCAGACCATTGCCGCTAAGATAACAAAACGTGCGGTGGACGTGAGCATCGAAGCGGAAGCACCAACGGTTGAGCGCATCATGCAACGGGCTATTGAAGTCAATAAAGAAAACCGTGCGCCACTATTGCGCCACTTGTTGCGTGAAAATCAATGGGAATTGGTTTTGGTTTTTATGGCAAACAAGAGGGCTGCGGATAACATTGCGGTGAAGTTTCGCAAGCATGGTTTTTTGGCCGAATCCTTTCATGGTGATTTGCTTCAAGAAGACCGTGCTTGGACGCTCAAGTCCTTTAAAGAGCGCAAAATTCGTGTTTTATTTGCCA harbors:
- the hcp gene encoding hydroxylamine reductase, whose protein sequence is MSLSMFCDQCSMSAINGCGAKGQDMGTCGKDANLAKLQDIMIYGLKGLSAYRGHANEFGADTKKVDDVIAETLYFTLTNVNFNFDDHIKQLMKVGTAGIEMMNILSEAHTSHLGIPTPVKISQNKAEGKGILVSGHNLDMLLELLKQTEGKGINIYTHSEMLPAHAYPELKKFAHLKGNIGKAWFDQSTLFEQWAGTIIVNTNCIVPPKSSATYIDRMYTYDIVGVKESKKIHGNDFSEVIAQTLALPDITGFDSEDTLVTGHHYKTILGLAPQILEAVQAGKISQFFVIAGCDAPGRGGEYYRELASSLPNDCVILTSSCGKFRFNDIDFGTVADTGIPRYLDLGQCNDSNGGIHIALAISAALNTPVNDLPISIVLSWMEQKAVLILLSLFSIGIKDIYLGPKPPQFVTDDIFAFLQENFNLHLTGDAKEDMKNLLIKKAA
- a CDS encoding DUF6953 family protein; translated protein: MSVKDVAGFMLNEIKKNGSLPQVGLADVIKDKFGKEFVFETTHKTLTIDRKVLREFNKIKGDDILWDKDRCCWH
- a CDS encoding serine/threonine-protein kinase, translating into MNILNQTIKDYKFISFINKGGFGAVYKAQKATDFFAIKVFHEEYVLREYKKHGENNRLQREIEIMKSVSHEYLVEYVDDFIIEDESGKNYFLVMKFIEGHNLREILNQEEKLNEEKALELFKQILEGLDYLHNHKGEDDDTGIIHRDLKPENIIIQNNGQIKIVDFGISKVIDFTSLTSTGEIFGTGPYMSPEQITDSKHLDKRSDLYTAGVILYEILTGYYPYDFQYFPELIEKIKNDPAIPPRRRNLSISNQIENVILKLLEKNPYQRFLTIDEILKAVNPINTQREKVYDLSPRFLLRLYNDKSVLEKYTKHDEKFGYVVFPANLENNQPGLRKNIQDNPNIKILVDPATVRLAYDTYTDVKGVLELPYAPNDYSVITPTYLESYKAQKEYVKKVIDKQIELQADILLSPFHYTNNSTISYGPTRNLTAEWLDLDCKLAKESIDYRNNFYPNKEIYTGICIKADILKDDKDKKFLLNTFSSFENDGFLIYADTIDTKTNEVILYHYIDFLIELQKWTNKPVIAGRINTGLGLGLLSLGLSGFTSGTARFESFYEDLYKESSKAFNMYTRYYFPELLTTVSINRKTPIKFDEIIKNIGACDCYYCNKKANAEIVKDQNAHLHFLEIIHTEIAHLQKNSINTNIMNYINKIDVAISLYSGLKNVFKSDEYSFLYRWKNVFTKIKDKHYV
- a CDS encoding NERD domain-containing protein, whose amino-acid sequence is MIFWLLVSVFVLGILFKTPWMKGKVGEFTVNIATSLHLNKEEYVNIKNITLQLNDGSTTQIDHVIVSRYGVFVIETKNMKGWIFGDEHQSMWTQQIFKEKHRFQNPLRQNYRHTKALEEILALPSESIISIVVFIGDCKFKTAMPNNVFINAKYTSYIESFQEEKLSAYQFDMTIETLNQKRLKQSFSTDREHVANLQERHNAKPTPTPSAKICFRCGKKMVLRQNRQTRQEFYGCSGYPKCRNVIKI
- a CDS encoding 4Fe-4S dicluster domain-containing protein is translated as MSHHTLKSGYKALVERLNRFPQGAPPSQTLYHILELLFSPKEAELVALLPIVPFGVDEAAKRWKMSRLEAQNILDELSSRAILLDIDKHGESIYVLPPPMAGFFEFSLMRVGGKIDQKILSELFHQYLNVEEDFIKDLFANGQTQLGRAFVNEQALSEENVLHVLDFERASHIIESSQYMGVGTCYCRHKKMHLGEACDAPLEICMTFGASAQSLTKYNYARRIDKIEGMELLYQAQEHNLVQFGENVQKGVNFICNCCGCCCEALIAARKFAFLNPVHTTNFLPVIDEEQCTGCGKCVEVCGVEAMSITSANNPHKPKQKKATLNSDRCLGCGVCVNVCKTKALSLKQLGKRILTPINGAHRAVMMAIERGKLQNFIFDNQALWSHRVMATILGVILKLPPLQQIMASEQIKSRYLGKLLEKY
- a CDS encoding RNA-binding S4 domain-containing protein; the protein is MKFELEDDYIELFKLLKTTGVAESGGHAKMLIEEGAVKRNGEMETRKRAKIIAGEVVEVMDNRIEVVLKS
- a CDS encoding MqnA/MqnD/SBP family protein produces the protein MLFGKIDYINLLPFHVFLKKASLPSAFKRSCEHHKDVPSNINAKLRTRKVHAAVISSVESTRKTLTPLNVGIVAKRHVKSVLVKKNSLPKKDPASATSNKLANVLGIEGEVFIGDRALKLYLNEPEAYIDLAQVWTQRYHLPFVFARFCVNEHQSFYKRLAHAIVRKPIKIPRYILETYAKERGISTHDIQEYLKVISYTIGKKEQKALFMFLKKVRMLQHNA
- a CDS encoding DEAD/DEAH box helicase — encoded protein: MPFSTFKLCSHIQEALLHVGFTHPTPIQEKVIPLVLEKKDILARAQTGSGKSASFVLPLLELWNADKQEGKAKIKVLVLTPTRELCVQVAEAFESFGAFLHVKPKVVSVIGGEKIGEQLYDIQKGCDIVVATSGRLLDIMSKKQINLSHVEFFVLDEADKMLDLGFEQELNAILEVLPKQRQNLLFSATYPEKMQTIAAKITKRAVDVSIEAEAPTVERIMQRAIEVNKENRAPLLRHLLRENQWELVLVFMANKRAADNIAVKFRKHGFLAESFHGDLLQEDRAWTLKSFKERKIRVLFATDIASRGLDIEAVSCVINFDLPRATEDYIHRIGRTGRAGKEGLAISFIDHEDKAHFALIEKRCGMCVVKEQIKGFELVGEAPKKEKGGAPIKGKRKSKKDKLREQKEGASA